A genome region from Hydrogenoanaerobacterium saccharovorans includes the following:
- a CDS encoding type II toxin-antitoxin system PemK/MazF family toxin, with protein MTVKRGDIYYADLSPVVGSEQGGVRPVLIVQNDVGNKYSPTVIAAAITSQKEKSKLPTHIPLESQNCGLARDSVVLLEQIRTIDKRRLKERMGKLDGGSMTKVDKALSVSFGLGVEDNNHHQPT; from the coding sequence ATGACCGTTAAACGTGGAGATATCTACTATGCCGACCTGAGCCCGGTTGTTGGCTCAGAGCAGGGCGGTGTGCGTCCTGTATTAATAGTGCAAAACGATGTGGGTAACAAATACAGCCCCACTGTTATTGCAGCTGCGATTACTAGCCAAAAAGAAAAATCAAAGCTTCCAACCCATATTCCGCTTGAAAGTCAGAACTGCGGGCTTGCGCGTGACTCGGTAGTGCTTTTAGAACAGATACGAACCATAGACAAGCGCCGTTTAAAAGAGCGGATGGGCAAGTTAGACGGAGGCTCAATGACAAAAGTAGATAAAGCATTATCCGTTAGCTTTGGATTGGGTGTTGAGGACAACAACCACCATCAGCCTACATAG
- the murC gene encoding UDP-N-acetylmuramate--L-alanine ligase, whose amino-acid sequence MTIIDENILEGKKHVHFIGIGGSGMFPLVQILHAEGYYITGSDNNETDTVNYEREVLGIPVTIGQYAQNIEGADLIVYTSAILKDNEELVAALSSGVPCLERSQLLGLITGKYSNCICVSGTHGKTTTSAMLTQIVLGAGLDPTAVIGGKLPVIHGSGRVGKSDVMVCEACEFCDHFLMLNPDISIILNIDADHLDYFGTLDNIIASFRKFAQKTTKLLIVNGDNSNSMKAVEGLDKQLITFGWEPINDYYPANIRYNKGIHTEFDLMYHGELVQHIELKVPGKHNILNATAACAAALYVGAKPCDLHEHLWEFGGAGRRFQVMGKVRGITIVDDYAHHPAELEVTLRTAKEMDFNKVWAVFQPFTYSRTALLLDDFVRVLSIADRVVMSEIMGSREVNTYNIYTKDLADKIDGSVWYNTFEEMADYVMSHAEDGDLVITLGCGDINKCAKMMVEDYALK is encoded by the coding sequence ATGACAATTATTGATGAAAACATTCTTGAGGGTAAAAAGCATGTACATTTTATCGGCATCGGCGGATCTGGCATGTTTCCGTTGGTGCAAATTTTACATGCAGAAGGTTACTACATTACAGGCTCAGACAATAATGAAACAGATACAGTAAACTACGAGCGAGAGGTATTAGGTATCCCTGTTACTATCGGACAATATGCGCAAAATATTGAGGGAGCCGATTTAATTGTGTACACCTCCGCTATCCTTAAAGATAACGAAGAACTGGTTGCTGCTTTATCTTCAGGAGTACCATGTTTGGAACGTTCGCAGCTTCTTGGGCTCATTACAGGCAAATACAGCAATTGCATTTGTGTAAGCGGTACACACGGTAAAACAACCACCTCCGCTATGCTTACACAAATTGTGTTGGGCGCAGGATTGGACCCAACTGCTGTTATTGGCGGAAAACTGCCTGTAATTCATGGCAGCGGTCGGGTTGGCAAGTCTGATGTGATGGTATGTGAGGCATGTGAGTTCTGTGACCACTTTTTAATGCTCAATCCCGACATTTCCATTATCTTAAATATTGATGCAGATCATTTGGATTATTTTGGTACTTTGGATAATATTATTGCTTCTTTTCGTAAGTTTGCGCAGAAGACAACCAAACTCCTGATTGTAAACGGCGACAATAGTAACTCAATGAAAGCAGTAGAAGGACTAGACAAGCAACTGATTACATTTGGTTGGGAACCTATAAACGACTATTACCCTGCCAACATTCGTTATAATAAAGGCATCCACACAGAGTTTGATTTGATGTACCACGGAGAGCTTGTACAGCACATTGAACTAAAGGTACCCGGTAAACATAATATCCTAAACGCTACAGCTGCTTGCGCCGCTGCACTCTATGTAGGCGCCAAACCATGTGACCTGCACGAGCATCTTTGGGAATTTGGTGGCGCCGGGCGACGCTTTCAAGTAATGGGGAAAGTACGCGGTATTACCATTGTAGATGACTATGCACATCACCCGGCGGAACTGGAAGTTACGCTTCGCACAGCGAAGGAGATGGATTTTAACAAAGTTTGGGCGGTTTTTCAGCCTTTCACCTATTCGCGTACAGCACTGCTGCTTGATGATTTTGTAAGAGTTCTTTCTATTGCAGACAGAGTTGTCATGTCAGAAATTATGGGCAGCCGCGAGGTAAACACCTACAACATATACACCAAGGATTTGGCAGATAAAATAGACGGAAGTGTTTGGTATAATACTTTTGAGGAAATGGCAGATTATGTGATGAGCCATGCCGAAGATGGAGATTTGGTTATTACACTGGGTTGCGGTGATATAAATAAATGTGCTAAAATGATGGTTGAGGATTATGCTTTGAAATAA